In one window of Limibacillus sp. DNA:
- a CDS encoding DUF1150 family protein: protein MFEETARQTPLSPQDFETLGMDRIAYAKPVEVDGQPMVAIHSADGNQLALVASEEAAWAAIRQNDLEPVRLN from the coding sequence ATGTTTGAAGAGACAGCAAGACAGACCCCCCTCTCCCCCCAGGATTTCGAAACCCTGGGCATGGACCGTATCGCCTATGCCAAGCCGGTCGAGGTCGATGGCCAGCCGATGGTCGCGATCCATTCCGCCGACGGCAACCAGTTGGCTCTGGTCGCGAGCGAAGAGGCCGCCTGGGCGGCGATCCGCCAGAACGACCTGGAGCCGGTCCGGCTCAACTAA
- the ptsN gene encoding PTS IIA-like nitrogen regulatory protein PtsN produces MELRDLIAPDAVLCDLKAGSKKQALQELAKRASRITGQPERAIFEVLIERERLGTTGVGNGIAIPHGKLPELDRLYGLFARLETPVDFDAIDEQPVDLICVLLAPEGAGADHLKALARVSRVLRDRATCDKLRGADSADGIYAILNEQADSQAA; encoded by the coding sequence ATGGAGTTGCGCGACCTGATCGCTCCGGACGCCGTGCTCTGCGATTTGAAAGCCGGCAGCAAGAAGCAGGCCCTGCAAGAGCTGGCCAAGCGCGCCAGCCGAATCACGGGCCAGCCCGAGCGCGCCATCTTCGAGGTGCTGATCGAGCGTGAGCGCCTGGGCACCACCGGCGTGGGCAACGGGATCGCCATCCCGCACGGCAAGCTGCCCGAGCTGGATAGGCTCTACGGCCTCTTCGCGCGGCTGGAGACCCCTGTGGACTTCGACGCCATCGACGAACAGCCCGTCGACCTGATTTGCGTGCTGCTGGCGCCCGAAGGCGCCGGGGCGGACCATCTGAAGGCGCTGGCCCGCGTCAGCCGGGTGCTGCGCGACCGCGCGACCTGCGACAAGCTTCGCGGCGCGGACTCGGCGGACGGCATCTACGCCATCCTCAACGAGCAGGCGGACAGCCAGGCGGCCTGA